In Anaerococcus prevotii DSM 20548, the genomic window GGTGTACAGGTCAAAAGTGTAGCGTAGTCCTTACCTTCTTGGACTAGGACGGGCTCGAAGTTGGTTGGCTCGACTACCATAATTTGATCGACCCTGTAGGCCAGAGTTCCCTGGATATTGTGGAAGTAGAAAATATCTCCTTCAACTAGTTGGTCCAAGTACCTAAACAAAACGGCTTCAGGAAGGCCCCTGTGGGCTGTAATTACCGTGTGGGTAGACTTACCCCCTACAGGAAGAGAAGTCCCCTCCAAATGGCCGCAACCCTTCTGTAGGACCGTCTCGCTGGTTCCGGCATAGACAGGAAGGTCCTGGTTGATCTTTGGTATTTCGACGTGGCCTATCATCTCATTTACTTCAAGCATATGAGCGTAGTAGGCCCTAGCTTCTTCTTCCTTCTTGCTGTAAGGGTCGGACAGCCTTGAAGGATCTAGGGTCTCATTGTAGGCCCTTGCAAGCTCCATCCTCTTGTTTACCTCTTCTTCGTTTATTTCCTTACTCTGCTTTACAAACTCGATTATCTCGTCTTCTGCCTTGATTTCATAGAATTTCTGGGAAATCATCGGGTAGGAAAATATTAGAAGTCCCACCAAGAAGATTAGACCAAACTTTATCTTATCTTTTAGTTTAGTCTTCATCTTCTTTCACCTTCTTGGACTTATTCATCAATTTATCTTGTCTTCTTCTGATATCTTCAATCCTTGTGTAATATTTCTTGTTATCTCTTCTTAGCTTCCATAGGTAGATTATCAATATAATAATCAAGAATAGGGCTATGAAGAATAAGAGTCTAAAGATCCAGTTTGCCTTGGTCGTTCTGATTAACTCCTCGTCTACAGCAGGTACATATGGCACCCTGTGGCCTCTAACAATGAGTCTGTGAGAGTTAATCATTATTGGAGTACAAGTAAGAAGGGTTACATAATCATGACCCGGGTCGATTAATAGGTCTGAGAAATTGGTTGGCTCTATAACCTTGATTTGATCGACCTGATAGGCTAGGGTTTCTGAAATATTGTGGACGTAGAACTTATCGCCTATCTCAAGCTCTCCCAGGTGGGTAAAGAGAGTTGCCTCAGGCAAACCAGAGTGGGCTGTAAGGACAGAATGAGTAGAGTTACCGCCGATTGGAAGAGAGGTTCCCTCCAAGTGCCCTACTCCCTTTTGGAGGACT contains:
- a CDS encoding class C sortase translates to MAILRKNKENKNIKKQPSRRAKWTFRLVFFLGFLVALYPLVNRLYYRIDSNNQVSVFNEGTDKLATEEIERRMGLARAYNDSLNNAVSEDPYAKDKQEKGRAEYARMLEVHEMIGHVEIPKINQDLPIYAGTAEEVLQKGVGHLEGTSLPIGGNSTHSVLTAHSGLPEATLFTHLGELEIGDKFYVHNISETLAYQVDQIKVIEPTNFSDLLIDPGHDYVTLLTCTPIMINSHRLIVRGHRVPYVPAVDEELIRTTKANWIFRLLFFIALFLIIILIIYLWKLRRDNKKYYTRIEDIRRRQDKLMNKSKKVKEDED
- a CDS encoding class C sortase → MKTKLKDKIKFGLIFLVGLLIFSYPMISQKFYEIKAEDEIIEFVKQSKEINEEEVNKRMELARAYNETLDPSRLSDPYSKKEEEARAYYAHMLEVNEMIGHVEIPKINQDLPVYAGTSETVLQKGCGHLEGTSLPVGGKSTHTVITAHRGLPEAVLFRYLDQLVEGDIFYFHNIQGTLAYRVDQIMVVEPTNFEPVLVQEGKDYATLLTCTPYMINSHRLLVRGYRIPYQEAIDDGIANTPRFKPDFFQLLLILMPILVFLIIVSTREKRKSLNLRKEVEDIEKTIKTNKN